From the genome of Neodiprion pinetum isolate iyNeoPine1 chromosome 3, iyNeoPine1.2, whole genome shotgun sequence, one region includes:
- the Liprin-alpha gene encoding liprin-alpha-1 isoform X2: protein MWNMMCDVMPTISEDSISQRSSQFSGEDANFEQLMVSMLDERDKLMDSLRESQERLQEAEARLQEVEKERDALNRQINANIPQEFSQLTKELTAARESLLEREEEISELKAERNNTRLLLEHLECLVSRHERSLRMTVVKRQAAAQSGVSSEVEVLKALKSLFEHHKALDEKVRERLRVALERNTTLEEDLAHTKEEVKLTKVFSSIKSADISPSRLTIDLRRMVRLTIVSSKTSVVIGQNHADQQGNHQQQQQQQQQQQQQQQQQQQQQQQLQNQSISNSGSTRLSNGSLDPTEQDSAVRVIDLQATVDKQSNELSTWQRRVAEMSGRVAELEETLSKAQKDLLKSQESNVKLQRDLRENVAQKEDQEERITTLEKRYLNAQRESTSLHDLNEKLEQELQHKEAQLKLQEEKIAAIQEKLELAEQKLAQYSKLPEMEEQLKQRMEALTQVRRPNQQAQERHGSAEDRIQRLEAQLEEKNAEVMRLNQRLKMNEEHNTRLSTTVDKLLSESNERLQVHLKERMHALEEKNALTQELEKTRKIAEELQNEKTEIVKELGKARLEIDNVKRQMLQQEIAFNIQQTDALTRSLSPNVVDPGSFSRSASHSSFDTHSLPRRGVKRPPMDDDSTKGYVARTLAEQEWEKLQQAHVLANVQQAFDVSSDAEGDGDNESIFSSAADVISPTGHTDAQTLALMLQEQLDAINNEIRLIQEEKQSTEARAEELESRVGSLEHMNLLARGRSLERASPPLSGRSTPKSHHSPNRDYLHKYHTAPASMSPAHLHQYAATLVSPGQLSESLPASQLQLSGEELHSVSERDSTGGGGSGGSGAASPLTARSLRLERVAQALAHSQEELRRHGQHNNSALNSGTPPSPLSSRHSSQDSLHKNNLSGVGLPIGQLSSSHLHMQANMSPATAAAVAAAQKKKGIKSSLGRFFSKKEKVKGKDTTMPGDVPGMGGASTPADPDYGDNISLAGTLGGKGDFDHRKKKSILDSSRHELLAGAMKAGTPFALWNGPTIVVWLELWVGMPAWYVAACRANVKSGAIMSALSDTEIQREIGISNPLHRLKLRLAIQEMVSLTSPSAPKTSRTTLAFGDMNHEWIGNVWLPSLGLPQYRSTFMECLVDARMLDHLTKKDLRGQLRMVDSFHRTSLQYGISCLKRLNYDRQQWEERRRIAETANVDVLVWSNDRVIRFIQSIGLKEYGDNLLESGVHGALIALDESFDANSLALALQIPTQNTQARQLLEREFGNLVAVGTDRRPDESNSLKS from the exons ATGTGGAACATGATGTGCGACGTGATGCCGACGATATCGGAAGACAGCATCAGTCAGCGGAGTTCCCAGTTCTCGGGCGAGGATGCGAACTTCGAACAGCTGATGGTGTCGATGCTCGACGAGCGCGACAAGCTGATGGACTCGCTCAGGGAGAGCCAAGAGCGACTCCAGGAGGCCGAGGCTCGTCTCCAGGAGGTTGAGAAGGAGCGCGACGCCCTCAACCGACAGATAAACGCGAACATTCCCCAG GAATTCTCTCAGTTAACGAAAGAGTTGACAGCGGCAAGGGAGAGTCTTCTCGAAAGGGAGGAGGAAATATCCGAATTAAAAGCTGAAAGGAACAACACCAGG CTCTTGTTAGAACATCTAGAATGCCTAGTATCGAGGCACGAACGTTCCCTGAGGATGACGGTGGTGAAAAGACAGGCCGCGGCACAGTCAGGAGTATCGTCAGAGGTGGAAGTACTGAAGGCGTTGAAAAGCCTGTTCGAGCATCACAAAGCCCTCGACGAAAAG GTGCGAGAACGATTGCGAGTCGCCCTAGAAAGAAATACTACGCTTGAGGAAGACTTAGCCCATACCAAAGAAGAGGTGAAGTTGACAAAAGT CTTCAGCAGTATAAAATCAGCGGACATCAGCCCAAGTCGATTGACGATAGACCTAAGGAGAATGGTCAGACTGACGATAGTCAGCAGCAAAACAAG TGTTGTGATCGGGCAGAATCATGCAGACCAGCAAGGGAAccatcaacaacagcaacaacaacaacaacaacaacaacaacaacaacaacaacaacaacaacagcagcagcaactaCAAAACCAAAGTATCTCCAACTCTGGGTCAACCAGGCTAAGCAACGGCAGCCTCGATCCCACCGAGCAAGACTCTGCTGTAAGAGTAATTGACTTGCAGGCTACCGTTGATAAGCAG AGCAACGAATTAAGTACATGGCAGCGTCGGGTAGCAGAAATGAGCGGGCGAGTAGCCGAACTCGAAGAAACGTTATCTAAGGCGCAAAAAGACCTTTTGAAATCACAGGAGAGTAACGTCAAGCTGCAGAGAGATCTCAGGGAAAATGTGGCGCAGAAGGAGGACCAGGAGGAGAGGATAACAACGCTGGAAAAGAGATATCTTAACGCTCAAAGAGAATCGACTAGTCTTCACGATCTTAACGAAAAATTGGAGCAAGAGCTTCAGCACAAAGAAGCTCAGCTTAAG ctacaagaagaaaaaatagcTGCCATACAAGAGAAGCTTGAATTAGCTGAACAAAAACTTGCCCAGTATTCGAAACTGCCAGAAATGGAAGAGCAGCTGAAGCAGAGGATGGAGGCTCTGACCCAGGTGAGGAGGCCCAACCAG CAGGCTCAAGAGAGACACGGTAGCGCGGAGGACAGAATTCAAAGGCTAGAAGCGCAGCTAGAGGAAAAGAATGCAGAAGTAATGAGATTAAATCAACGGCTAAAAATGAACGAGGAGCATAATACTCGATTGAGTACAACGGTCGACAAGCTGTTATCTG aATCTAACGAGAGATTACAAGTTCATTTGAAGGAGAGAATGCACGCTTTGGAGGAGAAAAATGCGCTCACCCAAGAGCttgaaaaaacaagaaagatCGCCGAGGAACTGCAGAATGAAAAGACGGAGATTGTCAAAGAGCTTGGTAAAGCAAGGCTCGAAATTGACAATGTTAAACGTCAAATGCTCCAACAAGAAATAGCCTTTAACATTCAACAGACCGATGCATTGACCAGAAGTCTCTCACCGAACGTCGTCGATCCCGGTAGCTTTTCACGAAGCGCTAGTCACAGCAGTTTCGATACACATTCGTTACCAAGACGAGGAGTGAAGCGACCGCCGATGGACGACGATTCCACAAAG GGTTACGTTGCGCGAACGTTAGCCGAACAGGAATGGGAGAAATTACAACAAGCCCACGTGCTGGCCAATGTACAGCAGGCCTTTGATGTTTCGAGTGACGCTGAAGGGGACGGAGATAATGAAAGCATATTTAGCTCAGCCGCTGATGTTATCAGTCCGACGGGTCATACGGATGCTCAAACTCTCGCGTTGATGCTTCAAGAACAATTAGACgctataaataatgaaatcagATTGATACAG GAGGAAAAACAGAGTACGGAAGCTAGAGCCGAGGAACTTGAGTCTCGAGTTGGAAGTTTGGAACACATGAACCTTCTTGCACGAGGGCGAAGTTTGGAGAGAGCTTCGCCACCGTTGAGCGGACGTTCGACCCCAAAATCACATCACAGTCCGAACAGAGATTATCTTCACAAATATCACACC GCACCAGCTTCAATGTCGCCAGCACACCTCCATCAGTACGCAGCAACTCTCGTCAGTCCTGGCCAACTTTCAGAGTCCCTTCCGGCAAGCCAG CTGCAGTTGTCTGGAGAGGAATTACATTCGGTCAGTGAAAGAGACAGCACCGGTGGAGGAGGGAGCGGAGGAAGCGGCGCTGCATCTCCACTCACTGCCAGGTCGTTGCGATTGGAACGAGTCGCACAGGCGCTGGCGCACAGTCAAGAAGAGTTACGAAG GCATGGACAACATAACAACAGCGCACTCAATTCTGGGACTCCCCCTTCTCCATTGTCCTCACGCCACAGCAGCCAGGACAGTTTGCACAAAAACAATCTAAGCGGTGTCGGACTTCCCATCGGTCAACTTTCCAGCTCGCATCTTCACATGCAGGCCAATATGAGTCCGGCAACGGCCGCCGCCGTCGCCGCAGCGCAAAAGAAAAAGGGCATCAAGAGCAGTCTTGGAAGATTCTTTAGTAAAAAGGAAAAG gTCAAAGGAAAGGACACCACCATGCCAGGGGATGTTCCGGGAATGGGTGGTGCAAGCACACCAGCTGATCCTGATTATGGAGACAACATTTCGCTGGCTGGAACATTGGGTGGTAAAGGTGACTTCGATcataggaaaaagaaaag TATACTAGACTCTTCTCGACACGAACTCTTGGCTGGTGCCATGAAGGCGGGAACTCCTTTCGCTCTGTGGAATGGACCAACAATAGTAGTTTGGCTCGAATTGTGGGTAGGAATGCCTGCTTGGTATGTCGCCGCATGTCGGGCGAATGTTAAAAGCGGAGCGATAATGAGCGCTCTGAGCGATACCGAAATACAGCGAGAGATAGGAATCAG CAATCCCTTACACCGCTTGAAGCTCAGACTAGCCATACAAGAAATGGTCTCCCTCACCAGCCCCTCTGCACCAAAAACTTCGCGCACCACCCTGGCCTTCGGTGACATGAACCATGAATGGATAGGCAACGTCTGGCTTCCCAGTCTTGGACTCCCTCAATACCGATCCACCTTTATGGAGTGCCTTGTAGACGCAAGAATGCTCGATCACTTGACCAAAAAGGATCTCAGAGGGCAGTTGAGGATGGTCGATAGCTTTCACAG AACGAGTTTACAGTACGGTATATCCTGTCTGAAGAGGTTGAATTACGATCGGCAGCAGTGGGAGGAGCGACGCAGAATCGCTGAGACAGCAAACGTCGACGTTCTGGTTTGGAGTAACGATCGCGTTATAAGATTCATACAATCTATAGGTTTAAAA gAATACGGTGATAATCTTCTGGAATCCGGTGTACACGGTGCGTTGATAGCGTTGGACGAAAGTTTTGACGCAAATAGTCTCGCTCTCGCCCTACAAATTCCTACCCAAAATACCCAG GCTAGGCAGCTACTCGAAAGAGAGTTCGGAAATTTGGTGGCGGTAGGAACCGACAGGCGACCGGACGAATCAAATAGTCTTAAATCTTGA
- the Liprin-alpha gene encoding liprin-alpha-1 isoform X3: MWNMMCDVMPTISEDSISQRSSQFSGEDANFEQLMVSMLDERDKLMDSLRESQERLQEAEARLQEVEKERDALNRQINANIPQEFSQLTKELTAARESLLEREEEISELKAERNNTRLLLEHLECLVSRHERSLRMTVVKRQAAAQSGVSSEVEVLKALKSLFEHHKALDEKVRERLRVALERNTTLEEDLAHTKEEVKLTKVFSSIKSADISPSRLTIDLRRMVRLTIVSSKTSVVIGQNHADQQGNHQQQQQQQQQQQQQQQQQQQQQQQLQNQSISNSGSTRLSNGSLDPTEQDSAVRVIDLQATVDKQSNELSTWQRRVAEMSGRVAELEETLSKAQKDLLKSQESNVKLQRDLRENVAQKEDQEERITTLEKRYLNAQRESTSLHDLNEKLEQELQHKEAQLKLQEEKIAAIQEKLELAEQKLAQYSKLPEMEEQLKQRMEALTQVRRPNQQAQERHGSAEDRIQRLEAQLEEKNAEVMRLNQRLKMNEEHNTRLSTTVDKLLSESNERLQVHLKERMHALEEKNALTQELEKTRKIAEELQNEKTEIVKELGKARLEIDNVKRQMLQQEIAFNIQQTDALTRSLSPNVVDPGSFSRSASHSSFDTHSLPRRGVKRPPMDDDSTKGYVARTLAEQEWEKLQQAHVLANVQQAFDVSSDAEGDGDNESIFSSAADVISPTGHTDAQTLALMLQEQLDAINNEIRLIQEEKQSTEARAEELESRVGSLEHMNLLARGRSLERASPPLSGRSTPKSHHSPNRDYLHKYHTAPASMSPAHLHQYAATLVSPGQLSESLPASQLQLSGEELHSVSERDSTGGGGSGGSGAASPLTARSLRLERVAQALAHSQEELRRRTGQSGFPSSGYSVHSQDSLHKNNLSGVGLPIGQLSSSHLHMQANMSPATAAAVAAAQKKKGIKSSLGRFFSKKEKVKGKDTTMPGDVPGMGGASTPADPDYGDNISLAGTLGGKGDFDHRKKKSILDSSRHELLAGAMKAGTPFALWNGPTIVVWLELWVGMPAWYVAACRANVKSGAIMSALSDTEIQREIGISNPLHRLKLRLAIQEMVSLTSPSAPKTSRTTLAFGDMNHEWIGNVWLPSLGLPQYRSTFMECLVDARMLDHLTKKDLRGQLRMVDSFHRTSLQYGISCLKRLNYDRQQWEERRRIAETANVDVLVWSNDRVIRFIQSIGLKEYGDNLLESGVHGALIALDESFDANSLALALQIPTQNTQARQLLEREFGNLVAVGTDRRPDESNSLKS, translated from the exons ATGTGGAACATGATGTGCGACGTGATGCCGACGATATCGGAAGACAGCATCAGTCAGCGGAGTTCCCAGTTCTCGGGCGAGGATGCGAACTTCGAACAGCTGATGGTGTCGATGCTCGACGAGCGCGACAAGCTGATGGACTCGCTCAGGGAGAGCCAAGAGCGACTCCAGGAGGCCGAGGCTCGTCTCCAGGAGGTTGAGAAGGAGCGCGACGCCCTCAACCGACAGATAAACGCGAACATTCCCCAG GAATTCTCTCAGTTAACGAAAGAGTTGACAGCGGCAAGGGAGAGTCTTCTCGAAAGGGAGGAGGAAATATCCGAATTAAAAGCTGAAAGGAACAACACCAGG CTCTTGTTAGAACATCTAGAATGCCTAGTATCGAGGCACGAACGTTCCCTGAGGATGACGGTGGTGAAAAGACAGGCCGCGGCACAGTCAGGAGTATCGTCAGAGGTGGAAGTACTGAAGGCGTTGAAAAGCCTGTTCGAGCATCACAAAGCCCTCGACGAAAAG GTGCGAGAACGATTGCGAGTCGCCCTAGAAAGAAATACTACGCTTGAGGAAGACTTAGCCCATACCAAAGAAGAGGTGAAGTTGACAAAAGT CTTCAGCAGTATAAAATCAGCGGACATCAGCCCAAGTCGATTGACGATAGACCTAAGGAGAATGGTCAGACTGACGATAGTCAGCAGCAAAACAAG TGTTGTGATCGGGCAGAATCATGCAGACCAGCAAGGGAAccatcaacaacagcaacaacaacaacaacaacaacaacaacaacaacaacaacaacaacaacagcagcagcaactaCAAAACCAAAGTATCTCCAACTCTGGGTCAACCAGGCTAAGCAACGGCAGCCTCGATCCCACCGAGCAAGACTCTGCTGTAAGAGTAATTGACTTGCAGGCTACCGTTGATAAGCAG AGCAACGAATTAAGTACATGGCAGCGTCGGGTAGCAGAAATGAGCGGGCGAGTAGCCGAACTCGAAGAAACGTTATCTAAGGCGCAAAAAGACCTTTTGAAATCACAGGAGAGTAACGTCAAGCTGCAGAGAGATCTCAGGGAAAATGTGGCGCAGAAGGAGGACCAGGAGGAGAGGATAACAACGCTGGAAAAGAGATATCTTAACGCTCAAAGAGAATCGACTAGTCTTCACGATCTTAACGAAAAATTGGAGCAAGAGCTTCAGCACAAAGAAGCTCAGCTTAAG ctacaagaagaaaaaatagcTGCCATACAAGAGAAGCTTGAATTAGCTGAACAAAAACTTGCCCAGTATTCGAAACTGCCAGAAATGGAAGAGCAGCTGAAGCAGAGGATGGAGGCTCTGACCCAGGTGAGGAGGCCCAACCAG CAGGCTCAAGAGAGACACGGTAGCGCGGAGGACAGAATTCAAAGGCTAGAAGCGCAGCTAGAGGAAAAGAATGCAGAAGTAATGAGATTAAATCAACGGCTAAAAATGAACGAGGAGCATAATACTCGATTGAGTACAACGGTCGACAAGCTGTTATCTG aATCTAACGAGAGATTACAAGTTCATTTGAAGGAGAGAATGCACGCTTTGGAGGAGAAAAATGCGCTCACCCAAGAGCttgaaaaaacaagaaagatCGCCGAGGAACTGCAGAATGAAAAGACGGAGATTGTCAAAGAGCTTGGTAAAGCAAGGCTCGAAATTGACAATGTTAAACGTCAAATGCTCCAACAAGAAATAGCCTTTAACATTCAACAGACCGATGCATTGACCAGAAGTCTCTCACCGAACGTCGTCGATCCCGGTAGCTTTTCACGAAGCGCTAGTCACAGCAGTTTCGATACACATTCGTTACCAAGACGAGGAGTGAAGCGACCGCCGATGGACGACGATTCCACAAAG GGTTACGTTGCGCGAACGTTAGCCGAACAGGAATGGGAGAAATTACAACAAGCCCACGTGCTGGCCAATGTACAGCAGGCCTTTGATGTTTCGAGTGACGCTGAAGGGGACGGAGATAATGAAAGCATATTTAGCTCAGCCGCTGATGTTATCAGTCCGACGGGTCATACGGATGCTCAAACTCTCGCGTTGATGCTTCAAGAACAATTAGACgctataaataatgaaatcagATTGATACAG GAGGAAAAACAGAGTACGGAAGCTAGAGCCGAGGAACTTGAGTCTCGAGTTGGAAGTTTGGAACACATGAACCTTCTTGCACGAGGGCGAAGTTTGGAGAGAGCTTCGCCACCGTTGAGCGGACGTTCGACCCCAAAATCACATCACAGTCCGAACAGAGATTATCTTCACAAATATCACACC GCACCAGCTTCAATGTCGCCAGCACACCTCCATCAGTACGCAGCAACTCTCGTCAGTCCTGGCCAACTTTCAGAGTCCCTTCCGGCAAGCCAG CTGCAGTTGTCTGGAGAGGAATTACATTCGGTCAGTGAAAGAGACAGCACCGGTGGAGGAGGGAGCGGAGGAAGCGGCGCTGCATCTCCACTCACTGCCAGGTCGTTGCGATTGGAACGAGTCGCACAGGCGCTGGCGCACAGTCAAGAAGAGTTACGAAG ACGCACAGGGCAAAGTGGATTCCCGAGTAGCGGTTACTCCGTGCACAG CCAGGACAGTTTGCACAAAAACAATCTAAGCGGTGTCGGACTTCCCATCGGTCAACTTTCCAGCTCGCATCTTCACATGCAGGCCAATATGAGTCCGGCAACGGCCGCCGCCGTCGCCGCAGCGCAAAAGAAAAAGGGCATCAAGAGCAGTCTTGGAAGATTCTTTAGTAAAAAGGAAAAG gTCAAAGGAAAGGACACCACCATGCCAGGGGATGTTCCGGGAATGGGTGGTGCAAGCACACCAGCTGATCCTGATTATGGAGACAACATTTCGCTGGCTGGAACATTGGGTGGTAAAGGTGACTTCGATcataggaaaaagaaaag TATACTAGACTCTTCTCGACACGAACTCTTGGCTGGTGCCATGAAGGCGGGAACTCCTTTCGCTCTGTGGAATGGACCAACAATAGTAGTTTGGCTCGAATTGTGGGTAGGAATGCCTGCTTGGTATGTCGCCGCATGTCGGGCGAATGTTAAAAGCGGAGCGATAATGAGCGCTCTGAGCGATACCGAAATACAGCGAGAGATAGGAATCAG CAATCCCTTACACCGCTTGAAGCTCAGACTAGCCATACAAGAAATGGTCTCCCTCACCAGCCCCTCTGCACCAAAAACTTCGCGCACCACCCTGGCCTTCGGTGACATGAACCATGAATGGATAGGCAACGTCTGGCTTCCCAGTCTTGGACTCCCTCAATACCGATCCACCTTTATGGAGTGCCTTGTAGACGCAAGAATGCTCGATCACTTGACCAAAAAGGATCTCAGAGGGCAGTTGAGGATGGTCGATAGCTTTCACAG AACGAGTTTACAGTACGGTATATCCTGTCTGAAGAGGTTGAATTACGATCGGCAGCAGTGGGAGGAGCGACGCAGAATCGCTGAGACAGCAAACGTCGACGTTCTGGTTTGGAGTAACGATCGCGTTATAAGATTCATACAATCTATAGGTTTAAAA gAATACGGTGATAATCTTCTGGAATCCGGTGTACACGGTGCGTTGATAGCGTTGGACGAAAGTTTTGACGCAAATAGTCTCGCTCTCGCCCTACAAATTCCTACCCAAAATACCCAG GCTAGGCAGCTACTCGAAAGAGAGTTCGGAAATTTGGTGGCGGTAGGAACCGACAGGCGACCGGACGAATCAAATAGTCTTAAATCTTGA